In Mustelus asterias chromosome 30, sMusAst1.hap1.1, whole genome shotgun sequence, a genomic segment contains:
- the LOC144481015 gene encoding uncharacterized protein LOC144481015 isoform X1 encodes MEKPWKCADCGKRYRAPSLLEAHRRNHTGERPFACSQCGKGFTRLSILQKHQRVHTGERPFTCSQCGKGFSHLSTLRTHQRVLTVERPFTCSQCGEGFTWSSSLQRHQRVHTGERPFTCSQCEKGFCDPSSLLRHQRVHTGERPFTCSQCGKGFCDSSSLLRHQRVHTGERPFTCSQCGKGFCDSSSLLRHQRVHTGVRPFTCSQCGKGFTWSNQLQRHQRVHTGERPFTCSQCGEGFTRSSRLLRHQQVHTGERPFTCSQCGKGFTRSSHLLRHQRIHTGERPFTCSQCGKGFTRSSHLQIHQRIHTGERPFTCSQCGKGFCDSSSLRIHQRIHTGERPFTCSQCGKGFCDSSRLRMHQRVHTGEKPFTCSVCEKRFSLSSALLRHQQVHK; translated from the coding sequence atggagaaaccatggaaatgtgcggactgtgggaagagatacagagccccatccctgctggaagctcatcggcgcaaccacactggggagagaccattcgcctgctctcagtgtgggaagggattcactcggttatccatcctgcagaaacaccagcgagttcacactggggagaggccattcacctgctctcagtgtgggaagggtttctctCATTTATCCACCCTGCGCACTCACCAGCGAGTTCTCACtgtggagaggccgttcacctgctctcagtgtggggagggattcacttggtcatccagcctccagagacaccagcgagttcacactggggagagaccgttcacctgctctcagtgtgagaagggattctgtgatccatccagcctgctgagacaccagcgagttcacactggggagaggccattcacctgctctcagtgtgggaagggattctgtgattcatccagcctgctgagacaccagcgagttcacactggggagaggccattcacctgctctcagtgtgggaagggattctgtgattcatccagcctgctgagacaccagcgagttcacactggggtgaggccattcacctgctctcagtgtgggaagggattcacttggtcaaaccagctgcagagacaccagcgagttcacactggggagaggccattcacctgctctcagtgtggggagggattcactcggtcatcccgcctgctgagacaccagcaagttcacactggggagaggccgttcacctgctctcagtgtgggaagggattcactcggtcatcccacctgctgagacaccagcgaattcacactggggagaggccgttcacctgctctcagtgtgggaagggattcactcggtcatcccacctgcagatacaccagcgaattcacactggggagaggccgttcacctgctctcagtgtgggaagggattctgtgattcatccagcctgcggatacaccagcgaattcacactggggagaggccgttcacctgctctcagtgtgggaagggattctgtgattcatccaggctgcggatgcaccagcgagttcacactggggagaagccgttcacctgctctgtgtgtgagaagagattcagtctttcatccgccctgctgagacaccaacaagttcacaagtga